In Aspergillus flavus chromosome 3, complete sequence, one genomic interval encodes:
- a CDS encoding uncharacterized protein (of unknown function-domain containing protein): MWMIRMRRTRAWVISAATSVLIFGSLYLFFFAHRRGGNIYRLVTVPRPVERTNERTLVIAKTQDADTNWVDTLLQEDNLLNSTVYTVDAPNTTASGTTLTVPMNKGHEVMVYLTYIIEHYFQLSDVTIFMHADQISWHNNDLMNMDSALMVRRLRNDYVYKNGYTNLRCQHDPGCPAQIRPTLAGGKYNPDVPEAAAIGESWKTLFPEERMPAVLAQPCCSQFAVSAEVIRRVPLMNYVAYRRWLIETDLDDNLSGRVWEYLWQWIFTGQAEVCPNEQVCHCEGYGVCLGSEEYEEFFRAQDEVRRLHAEMEHTSLDDKVNSMRNKMAALQQRMDEIKATALTSQ; encoded by the coding sequence ATGTGGATGATTCGGATGCGCCGGACTCGGGCTTGGGTCATCAGCGCGGCGACGTCGGTTTTGATCTTCGGCTCgctttatttattcttctttgcgCATCGGCGCGGTGGGAATATCTATCGTCTGGTTACGGTGCCGAGACCCGTGGAAAGGACGAATGAGCGTACGTTGGTCATCGCTAAGACGCAAGATGCGGACACGAACTGGGTCGATACACTCCTGCAGGAGGACAATCTATTAAACAGCACGGTGTACACAGTCGACGCGCCGAACACGACTGCCAGTGGTACTACGTTAACCGTGCCGATGAACAAGGGCCACGAGGTCATGGTATATCTGACATACATCATTGAACATTACTTCCAGCTCAGCGACGTGACGATCTTCATGCACGCGGACCAAATCTCCTGGCACAACAACGATCTCATGAACATGGACTCGGCGCTGATGGTTCGTCGTCTACGGAACGACTACGTTTACAAAAACGGATATACGAACTTGCGATGCCAACATGACCCCGGCTGTCCGGCTCAGATTCGACCCACTCTCGCAGGCGGGAAGTATAACCCCGATGTGCCCGAAGCAGCGGCCATCGGGGAGTCCTGGAAGACGCTGTTTCCGGAGGAGCGTATGCCGGCTGTGCTGGCGCAGCCGTGTTGCAGTCAGTTTGCGGTTAGTGCGGAGGTGATTCGTCGGGTGCCGTTGATGAACTACGTCGCGTATCGGAGGTGGTTGATTGAGACGGATCTGGATGATAATTTGTCTGGACGGGTGTGGGAGTACTTATGGCAGTGGATCTTTACGGGGCAAGCTGAAGTTTGTCCGAATGAGCAGGTCTGTCATTGTGAGGGGTATGGTGTATGCCTGGGAAGTGAGGAATATGAGGAGTTCTTTAGGGCTCAGGATGAGGTGAGGAGATTACATGCGGAGATGGAACATACCTCACTGGATGATAAGGTCAATTCGATGCGGAATAAGATGGCTGCTTTACAGCAGAGGATGGATGAGATTAAGGCCACCGCACTTACGAGTCAATGA
- a CDS encoding peroxin PEX11-1, which yields MTVKTLIQKPKPNLLRQFANFTRTTAGLEKTCRLIQSLAQLAIELDITPGSTTTAQWQTARSQIALTRRFFRFFAFIDCFSQVYGLLGGAQGQGLFMTLIEIGRWSCLGLYLVLEDLTILHALGVHPVAWNTPVLVEAFKFWFYSLALSVIGAVWGLLFTSSSSASSKTGSDEKKNKKKNAEKTVSNTDDSQTKAQRTALMKRIVVDGCDLLIPGVFVGWMQVSDLMIGVTMVISTVVSGGDAWVKAQG from the exons atgacaGTGAAAACCCTCATCCAGaaacccaaaccaaacctcctccgccaatTCGCCAATTTCACCCGCACAACCGCAGGTCTCGAGAAGACCTGCCGTCTCATCCAGTCCCTCGCCCAACTCGCCATAGAACTCGACATCACACCTGGATCAACCACAACCGCACAATGGCAAACTGCTAGATCGCAAATAGCGCTGA CGAGACGGTTTTTCCGTTTCTTCGCGTTCATCGATTGCTTTAGTCAGGTTTATGGACTGCTTGGCGGGGCGCAGGGTCAGGGGTTGTTTATGACCTTGATTGAGATTGGGAGGTGGAGTTGTTTGGGGTTGTATCTTGTTTTGGAGGATTTGACTATT CTCCACGCATTGGGCGTCCACCCCGTCGCCTGGAATACGCCTGTCCTGGTCGAAGCGTTCAAATTCTGGTTCTACTCTCTTGCATTATCCGTCATCGGTGCTGTTTGGGGTTTACTATTcacttcttcctcatctgcCAGTAGCAAGACGGGCAGCgacgagaaaaagaacaagaagaagaacgccgAGAAGACGGTATCCAATACCGACGATTCCCAGACCAAGGCCCAGAGAACAGCTCTTATGAAGCGCATCGTGGTCGACGGATGCGACCTCCTGATTCCGGGGGTGTTTGTCGGCTGGATGCAAGTTAGTGACTTGATGATTGGGGTGACGATGGTGATCAGTACGGTTGTTTCTGGGGGGGATGCTTGGGTGAAGGCGCAGGGGTGA
- a CDS encoding Haloacid dehalogenase-like hydrolase-domain-containing protein has protein sequence MTRWKSSQYQAIIFDLGGVILTWDLPEDTVISAQIFKRMLTSQTWSDYERGNLSENGCYQRLAEDFGIDSADIAHTVRQARESLVTDTAIMNIISEIRARANHIAIFAMSNISQPDYAALLLDHRGMCSFDRVFPSGCYGTRKPELSFYNKVLREIDTPPENVIFVDDQLENVISAQSIGIHGIVYTNAAELGRQLRNLIFDPVERGREFLRRNAGEFHSITETDQLVRENFSQLLILEATDDKSLVSLEYHQKSWNFFQGNPILTTETFPDDVDTTSLALMTLPTDTKTANLLLDQILGLVNADGIVTTYFDQTRERIDPVVCVNVLRLFCTYGRGIALPLTLQWVYDVLAHRAYINGTRYYTSPESFLYFVGQLCRFSTGVLALRPLETLLIDRLKERLQVKADPLSLAMRILTCLSVGVSQVEVDLRELLSMQCEDGSWEPCPFTRYGLSKVSIGNRGLTTAFVVKAVEMCRGS, from the exons ATGACTCGATGGAAATCGTCCCAATACCAAGCAATTATCTTTGACCTAGGCGGTGTCATTTTAACATGGGACCTCCCCGAAGACACTGTGATATCGGCCCAGATCTTTAAGAGAATGCTCACATCGCAGACATGGTCAGATTATGAGCGCGGAAATCTCAGCGAAAATGGTTGCTACCAGAGGTTGGCCGAGGATTTTGGCATTGACTCTGCCGACATTGCACATACCGTTAGACAAGCACGGGAATCCCTTGTCACTGATACCGCTATCATGAACATTATATCTGAGATCAGAGCTAGGGCTAACCATATTGCTATCTTCGCTATGTCGAACATCTCCCAACCAGATTATGCGGCTCTGCTCCTTGATCATCGCGGGATGTGCAGTTTTGACCGGGTGTTCCCCTCTGGATGCTACGGGACAAGGAAACCAGAGCTCTCATTCTATAACAAAGTCTTGCGGGAGATTGACACGCCACCGGAAAACGTCATCTTTGTCGATGATCAGCTGGAAAACGTGATCTCTGCGCAGTCCATTGGCATACACGGGATTGTCTATACGAATGCCGCTGAACTCGGTCGACAGCTTAGGAACCTAATATTTGACCCTGTGGAGAGGGGTAGGGAATTCTTACGGCGCAATGCTGGAGAGTTCCATAGCATCACTGAAACCGATCAACTTGTTCGGGAAAATTTCTCACAGTTGCTCATTCTAGAAGCGACTGATGATAA GAGTCTGGTATCTCTTGAATATCAccagaagagctggaatTTCTTCCAAG GAAACCCTATTCTCACGACAGAGACATTCCCAGATGATGTTGACACAACATCTCTTGCCTTGATGACTCTACCTACAGACACAAAAACTGCAAATTTGTTACTCGACCAGATTTTGGGGCTAGTCAACGCTGATGGAATCGTAACA ACATACTTTGACCAGACCCGAGAACGGATCGATCCAGTAGTCTGCGTCAATGTCCTTCGTCTCTTTTGCACCTACGGCCGGGGCATTGCGCTCCCTTTGACTCTTCAGTGGGTGTACGACGTCCTCGCTCATCGGGCATATATAAACGGTACACGTTACTACACAAGTCCCGAAAGCTTCCTATACTTCGTCGGTCAACTTTGTCGATTCTCAACAGGGGTACTGGCACTTCGGCCGCTGGAAACGTTGCTTATAGATCGTCTCAAGGAACGTCTTCAGGTCAAAGCAGATCCTCTATCACTCGCTATGCGGATCTTGACCTGTTTGTCCGTTGGTGTGTCTCAAGTTGAAGTCGATCTCCGAGAGTTGCTCTCGATGCAGTGTGAAGATGGCTCGTGGGAACCTTGTCCATTCACCCGGTATGGTTTGTCCAAAGTGAGCATTGGCAATCGGGGCCTTACAACTGCTTTTGTGGTCAAGGCGGTTGAAATGTGTCGAGGCAGTTAG
- a CDS encoding F-actin capping protein, alpha subunit, whose amino-acid sequence MASTVDIASSFIEGAPPGELADVVADVKTLTSNGADIIPSLAPAFERYNETQLATVKLPGASQEVLISEYNKLDGNRYFDVESQTSFEVDHVTQEASAAQSYVLDSQNADLIKSLLKSLGAHAREHYPNCAYGVYPIENDSAVAILLVSNRYSPNNFWNGRFRATYQFPVSEPTTVTGKIQVDVHYYEDGNVALNTNKPLNLSVSSLSAESIISRIATAERDYQEDLNRAFVQMAEGAFKGLRRQLPITRQKVEWEKVGGYRLGQDISGGKGR is encoded by the exons ATGGCATCCACAGTTGACATCGCTTCCTCGTTCATTGAGGGTGCCCCGCCAGGCGAG CTCGCCGACGTCGTTGCCG ATGTGAAAACGCTTACCTCCAACGGTGCCGATATCATCCCATCCCTTGCTCCCGCCTTTGAGCGATACAATGAGACGCAACTGGCGACCGTGAAGCTGCCCGGGGCGAGTCAGGAG GTCCTTATCAGCGAATACAACAAACTGGATGGTAACCGCTACTTTGACGTCGAGAGCCAGACGTCGTTTGAAGTCGATCATGTCACACAA GAAGCCTCCGCGGCACAGTCGTATGTATTGGATTCGCAGAATGCGGACTTGAT CAAATCGCTACTCAAGTCGCTCGGTGCTCACGCCCGTGAGCACTACCCTAATTGCGCGTATGGTGTATACCCTATTGAAAACGACTCTGCGGTGGCTATTCTCCTTGTTTCAAACCGCTACTCGCCTAACAACTTCTG GAACGGTCGCTTCCGCGCTACCTATCAGTTCCCCGTTTCTGAGCCCACGACCGTGACCGGCAAGATCCAGGTTGACGTCCACTATTACGAGGATGGTAACGTGGCGCTGAACACGAATAAGCCCCTCAACCTTTCCGTATCATCCCTTTCTGCCGAGAGCATCATTTCCCGCATTGCAACTGCGGAGCGCGACTACCAGGAGGATCTGAACCGCGCATTCGTGCAGATGGCTGAGGGCGCATTCAAGGGTCTACGCAGACAGCTTCCCATCACACGGCAGAAGGTGGAATGGGAAAAGGTCGGAGGATACCGCCTGGGACAGGATATCTCTGGTGGTAAGGGTCGTTGA